The DNA segment AACGCAGTCAGCGATTTGCTCCCAGATGATACCACGCAGTTTAATGACTCGGATTCGGACGAACCTGCAAACGAACCGCAACAACCTCAAGAGATCCCCGATAGATCAGAAGTGTTCGCTGCCGCTACTGAAATATCACTCGTGTCGGAAAATAGAGACGCACAAAAATCAACGTCGGAAACATCTAAGTGCCGTACATCGAGTGAACGAAAGCTCTATCAACCTCTCATGCTCGAAGACGCAACCGATCGCCAAGCAGAATTCTTCGACGAAAGCTATACGGAGACCATCCGACAAATGGCGCTGGCCGTGGTGGACGCTGAAGGGCCTGTTCGCGACGACTTGGTCGCGAAACGGATTGCACGCGTTCACGGGTTTGCTCGCACCGCAGCAAAGATCAAGCAACGCATCATGGCTACGATACCAGAGCTCACCAAAACGAAAGAATCTGCGGGAAATTTCCTATGGGCCAATGAGAATCCGGATCAATCTATACCATTTCGATACGCCGGTAAGGGTGACGAGCGGCGACGATTGGACGAAATCCCCATCCAAGAGTTGTTCGGCCTCATTCAATCAGAAAGGCACCTACTTGACAGCGAAGATCCGGCCTTAGCCTTAGCCCGAGAGATCGGGCTAGCCCGACTATCTAAGTCCGCACGCGAACGAATCGAAACAGCGATAGAATCAAAGCTCGGTAGCAGTATTTAAGAATAGCCATCGAAACGCATCTCGGGCACTTTGTGGCTCAGCTTGAAGATGCATTGCAGGAACAAGATCGAACGAATGACGTATAAAATCCAGCATTCGAAAAATCCTGCGTCAACGTGACCAATCTCACCACCTGGGAAAATGGTTCCGCCGAATTCACTTTTCGGGGCAGCATTCCGAATGGGTTGCGACCACCCGGATGCTGCTTGTAGTATCCCGTTGCCTGAAAGCTTTCCTTCCTTGTTGAGGTTCCTCGTGCCACGTCTGTTCGCTATCAGTGTCGCCGCGCTGCTCTTTGTTGCGATCCCAACAATTTTGGTTGCACAATTCGGAAAGTTCTTTTTCGGATCCCCGGCGGTTCCGGAAGTGACGGTCCAGCAATTGCAGAAGTTGAACGCGAAGCAGCCCGAGGAACTTTACAAAATCAATGAACAGTATCTGATCCTGGATGTAAGGGCCCCCGAAGAGTACCAAGTGTCAATGATCCCTGGAGCGATCACGCAAGAGCAGTTTGAAAAGAATCAAGCAGAGTATCGCAACCGAACGATCATCGTTTACTGCACGATCGGATATCGGTCCGAAAAGTATGCAAAGAAACTGATTGCGGATGGTTTTATCGCCCAGAATTTTAAAGGTAGTATCCTAGATTGGTGCCGCGCAGGAATGCCGCTGGTGACCATGCAAGGTGAACAGACGAATCGAGTGCACACCTACAGCTCCGAATACAAAGTCCCTCCCAACTACACGGCAGTCTACTGAACAGACGCAGCACAATGCTGTTGGAGCCTATTCATACGAATGCCGAATTCTTTGATCTTTAGGCCGAGCTGCCGATCCTGCACACCAGCGAATACGATCGCAAGACATCAACCGGCGGATGCGGATTGCCTGACAGCTGTCGATCGTTAGCCAGACAGGAAATGTTCTTAACCTACTTGTTGTTCGCGTCACGTCCCATCGATTGAATCGGAAGCCTAGAAAGTTTGTAGCCTTTCGCTCGGGACGTGAAATCTATAAATGAAGGGTATGCAGCAGTCGACGAGTCTACATGAGGCCGAGTGAACACGTAGCCCGGAGGGCGGCAGATACTTGCCGGCGGCGCGAGCCGCCGGAGTGGGGATCGCGAAAAGGAAAGCCCAGCGGGCGACAGAACCACCCTTGTCTGTCCACGCTCTGGCGAGCGCAGCTACCGTCGCCAGACGGTGGTTTCCAAGTGGGGTTGCTGCTGTGCGGCAATGCATCGCGCCCCCCCAACCCGCCGCGTAAGCGAGGGATTGCAGACAGTGTTCCCGGTCCCTCGGTTACGAAGCGGCTTGGGATTAGTTGCGTCGACGCTGCTAGCCCGCAGGCTTCCGAAAGAGTTCCGTTTCCGGGCTTGCCCCGGCGGCCTCACAACTGGCAGCTACCCTCATATGCGTTCGAAGCTGCCGGAGAAGGATGAACTGAAATCCAGCAACAGGGTAGCTGCCGACGCAATAACCGGCATGAGCCCAATGCGATCCACTTTCTTAGCGGAACGGCGCAAGCCGTCCGGCAATCGCACAGAAAACAGGATGGATTTTCCGGTCCGCTTGCGCCGACCGGCTAAGAAATCCGCCCGCAGAAAGCATTGGGCGCAAGCCGCCGGCATGGCTGACTAACAGGTATCGCTTACGATGCGTCTAACCATTCTCAAGGAACAATACCGAAGCTAAGGTCAGCGTCCCACAATTTCGGTTGCGGGACGAAACGCGTACCAGGGGAACCAGAACGTATTCATCCATTGAATTCCGGGATCGGCTTTGACGACTCGAATCGTTTGATCATCAGCGTCGAAGGCTACCGTGAACTTTTTGCTGCCAAGAGACTTTTCGATTTGCGTCGACTTTCCTTCGAACGCAGAAATCGGAATCGCCAGCGAATTGGCGTCGTCCCAAACGCCCAGCACCGTTTCCTTCAAAGGCAACGCGTTGCTGGTTGGCTTTGCCGGGAACATCAGATTGGGTTGTTGAAAATAGCGAGCGTACGGGCTGGTTTGATAGTTTCGTCTGTGGCCGGTTTCTGACGAAACCACCAATGTGTTGGGATTGCGTTTCTGCCAAGCGGCCCACGTGGTCAGCTCCATCGGCAACGCGGCCAACTTCATTCCAGCACCGGGGCCGGAAACACCTTCGCCTTTCACCTGCGACCAGAGGCTTTCCGTTTTGGATCGGTCGTACATCAACACGTTGCTGTTGTACAGCAATCCTGATACGCCGAACTCCCGTTCCCCAAGCGGAGTCCGACGATCAAACACGACCGCCGAATCGCACAGTGGGCAATAGGTCACAGCGATCGGAAGCTCGCCGATGCGATCGTTGATGATCTCGTGGTAGTTCAAAATGGGCAGTGGGTAAGCACGCGATTCCCGCCCCGACACCACGCCGATCACTCGATCGTTGGGGCGCAAGTAAGTCGCTTCGGCGGCCGAGACCATCATTGGATTGGACAGGGCAGGGATACCATCTTTGGGCGGTCCCCCGGCGCGAATTTCTTGGACGGGAATGGTTGCTTGGCTCAAGTCGAATCCAACATCGGCTTGTCCTCGAAGCTGCACCACATGCACGCTTAACGGATCGCTGTCATCACGATCAACCTGACGCGGCAACGACCATAGAGCCGCTAACGTTAACGAAGTGAAAATCAACAGACTGCGGATAAATCTGGACGGAATACTCATTTCAGATCAACTCCAATTCGACCGATCGACGTGTTGGTGACTTCAACGCTTCTGTGAGCTAGCTCACGGACAGGCGGAACAACAGAACGCAATACTCTGTCCCGATAAAACGAATTTCTTAACCCACGAAGGAAAGAACGATGTTCAAGACCCTGCAACGTACCCTGTTGGCGATCCTATTTTGCACTCCGTTGCTCGGCTGCACCCCAAGCAGTTCGCCGGAACCGGTAGACTCACCGGCCGCAGCAAGCACCGACGATCAACCGAGCACGCCAAACACACCAAAGACTCCACCGCAGGGCTCAGGCACCTCGAATTAGCGACAGCAACGACCGCCAGGTTTGGTCAAACAAAACAATCCATTCCCAACGCGGCAATTGCATTCTCCCAAGGCCGCGTCCCAAAGGTTGTGAAGCAACTCACAATTCCCAAAAGACCAACACCAAAATTCTCCCGCAAGGCCCCGTCGCGATGCAGAGCTATTGAACTCATACTACAGCGTCGACGCTGCACCATTCTCTGCTCCCCCGCAGTCGATTGATTGGTTGGCACGACTAACTTGGACTCAATGTCTAGAGAAAGTTACCAATCAAAGAAGCGGCAAGGTTCGGGGACATTCCCCAGTTGTTGCCATGCGTCGACTCATCACCGCAATGAATCACCAAGTCCACTTCCGGAGCCTGCAATCCGAGATGTTCGTTGTGAATGTCAGGAATAAGCTATTTCTTCATGCGGAGTGTTCTCGAAAAAAGGAGTGCTGTAAACCCAGCGGTGCTTGAGTTCCACAGAAAACGGATTCAGACGATGGTCTGACATTCGATGCTTTGATCGAGGGTAGCTCCGATCCATGATGCAAGGCGAACTCTTGATTTGGTAGACTGCATCACTGTAATTTTTACGTGACGCAAGGGCAATGAACTATGGCGAGATCGCAACAAAGTGGCTGCCTGGGGATCTTTCTGAAACTGTTGGGCATCGGTAGCGGAGCCGGACCGGGAAGTAAAAATCAAGATCTTCCATACCGTGTACGCGACAACTTCCTGTCAGCCGCCGAGTTGGCCTTCTATCGCGTTCTTGAACAAGCGGTCGGGCAAACCTACTCGATCAACAACAAGGTGCGACTATGGGATGTGCTGTATGTTCCGCGAAGCGACGAGAGCCGCAAATACGAGAATAAGATCAGCAGCAAGCACCTCGACTTTCTGCTCTGCGACCCGATAACCATGCAGCCGGTCTTGGCCGTCGAACTCGACGACGCCAGCCACGATCGCAAAGACCGACAAGATCGTGACGCGTTTCTCGATCAAGCACTCGCGACCGCTGGCCTGTCCATCCTGCACATCACAGCCGCTCGTACCTATTCGATCGCAGAAGTCCAACAACAAATCACGAGTTTTTTACCCGACGAGGCAAATACCTCGCCAGCTCCACCACCATTGCCGACGAAATCAAACGCCCCCTCCTGTCCGAAATGCCATACCGCAATGGTCCAACGCAAAGCCGCAAAGGGAGCACACGCCGGCAAGCATTTCTGGGCTTGTACCAACTACCCACAATGCCGCGAAATCATAGGTATCGACTAACTCGCGGATATGTTCGGTCAATTTCTGGTTAGCAGAATTATTAATTGCTTGTCTAGTCGCTTGCATCACCTTGCCGATGGCCATGGAATGCTCACCAAAAGCGAGCCACTGAAAAGAAGAGCTGCGACGGCATCTGCAAAACCATCCCTAAATACAATGCGGCGTTTCATTTAGCTGCAATTGTTTTAGTGAATTGCTTGTGAGCAACGACAATAATTCGCACTCGTCAAGCCTCTCTTTTAAACCATCAAGTCGGCGGGCCAAATGAAATAGGGTCCGAAACGCGGGCTGGTGCGAAATTCGCCTCCAGCAGCTTTACCTTTTTCGGTTAGGTACGGCGTGCCGTCCTTGTCTTCCACGAGTCCCGTGGCGATCAACTTTTCTAACAGTTCCTTGGTCTTGACGCCCATCTGCTTAGCAAGTTTCGAAGTTGTCAACTTGTCGTATTTCTTTTCGCTTGAATCAGGGTTCGGCAGTGGCGTTGGCTCAACTGAAACGATTGGCGGATCCTCTACTCGCTCGGCTGACATCCGCACCGTGTCACTGACTCGAAGGATTCGCTGGACCTCTTCCTTCGCGTCCGAATAGAGCTGTCGATCGTCAGTAGCATCGAAATAGATCCCCATTTCATTATTGTTGACTTGACTGAACTCATAGAGATTCATACTCGTCACAATACATCCGTGCTCGCTCATGTAACACTTCGCATGGAGGTTCTTGCAGAAACTGGTACGGACCAGATCCAGGTTACGTAGCCAAGTGATCTCGTCCGGTCTTAGCTCAACCTTCCCGTAAACGATTCGCACATCAATCTTCAATCGGTTTTTATCTTCCAGCAGCTCACGAATGCGGTCGTTTAGCTGAAGGTACGGACTTACAAGAACCAATTGAACGCTTGCATCCTTGATTAGGTTCTGCAAGTAAAAGTTCACACCGGTCGTATCGAGGAATTTTGCCACGTAATTTTGCCCCTGTTCAAATAAAGGTTGTTTGAGGAAAGAGAATATTAAATCCGATCGAATCCGAGAAGTCGACTACACGTTTACGAATCTTCGGACTGTTCACTCGCTTGTTTAGTCGCTTGCATCGCCTTGCCGATAGGGAGGCCGGCGAACGGGAACGTTGGTTCAACTCTAGTGCTCTCAAATGCAGCGACGATTGCGGCTCGATATTCCTTGCCTCCGAGTCCAATCACGTCCGCGTATTGGTCGAGTTTCATCATCGCGACTTGCTGCTTAAGTATTTCTGTGGAGACGGGACCAGACGAGTTCCGTTTGAAGGTGACTTCATACGGACCAGGAAGCTCGAAGTCGGGCAAGATGAAGCCGTACTTCGCACTGAGGATGATCCAGTTGTTCCCCTTTCGTTCCGCATATTTCCGATTTACTTTAAACGGTGAGCCGGTATAGGCATCTTTCGCAAAAATCGGCCCGACAGTGGGCTGCTTGGCCCAGATCTTCGCCCTCCCGCATGGCACGACGACGAGAATGGAATTTACATGGAATTTGTCGGATGACATTTAGGTTTCCTGATGCTGGATAAAGTCTCTCAGCGAGAAGTAACGCTCATCGCCATCCTTAGGACGCCAGAGAAAACCGTTTGTCCCGTCGAAGCGAACCCGATCGCCTGATTCAAAATGGAACCAAGCTCGGCCCTTGGGATTCTGAGCGTCTTGGTTCTTGGCAGACGCGAGCCGAACAGAAAACTGTTTATTGGTAGCACGCAACCATTCCAGTAATCGCCATTCCGGCTCAGTCTCCAACGCAACTTCAGAAACGGACCTTGCTCGTTCCAGCCCCAACCTTGTTGTCCAGCGTCCCTGCGTCGGCATGAAGTCCTGGGCGGTGAACTCAATATCACGGTTCATTGGACGGATGGGGCTTAAACGATATAGCACCATGAGTTCGTTGCGACGAGGCGGCCACGGGGTCGCGATGTCCGAGCGATCCACAATTTCGAACGAACGAACGTCGGCCACGTGTCGGATCCCCGGACTGCCCAAGCTAGCGGGCGTGTAGATCGCAACCTGCTTAACATGATATTGTCGTGGTTGTGTTTTGGCGTAAGGTTGGTAGTAAACTCGTTCCGACATCACCCAATCGAAATGCTCTCGTGTGCCGGGCGCACGCAGCGTTCCAATCAGAACCGCTTCGCTGGCCGCGATTCGCCAGTCACGCGATCTCTCGTCCGCCGAATTCGCAATCGCCCGGTCGGCCATCGACCAACCGCCTTGGCGAACGGCCGAAAGCAACCATTCTTTCAAGAAAGCAGTATTGCTGGGCAGTACCGGAATCGCCCCGACACCGAGTCGCTCCAGGGATTCCCACAAGCGGCTGTCATGAAAATTCTCGTCAGGCGATGGATTCATCGGAAACAATGCCGCCGCTTGAATGACAGAACGCTTTAACTCAAACGTATCCGATTCACTTTGGTCAATTTCCAGGATCGCATCGCGGTAACGATGTAGAACATTGATTGCGTCAGCAGGCGGGCCAAACGCGCCAAATTGCTTGCGATAGTTATCCGTCGCGTCGATGCGATACTTGGCATCCGCGACCAACTGAATGATGGGCCAGCCGTCTTCCTCGAACCGAATCAAAATGTCCGGCTTCTGAGGAATCAGAGTTGTGTCATGATTTGAAAACTGCGGGTTGTACTTCACCCGAATCTTTCGATGCTTTCCAGTTGAGAATGCAACTTGCTGCGTCTCCCCCTGCTTCAACTGAACTGACAAGCCGGACGATCGAACGCGGAACAGCGAGTCAAGATTCTGCGGCGGACCGTGTTCATCTTGGAGGATGCGAACAACGGTCAGATACGTCCAGTACTCGTATAGCACCTCCAAATCTTTAACCGCCAACTGAATCAGATCGCCTTCCAGACGCAAACCCATCTTCAAAAACATCAGCAGCCGATACGCTTCACGGTAACCCGGTGCCGACACCAGTTGCAGGGAAGCGAAACCGATCGGCGGATCGCCGTCTGCTTCTTTGATTGGTTCCAGGTTCAGCAGCCGCGACACACGACTCTTCAAACGAGTGATGCCATCCAACGTTCGCTTTCGTCGAGACGTCAATTCGGCTTCGGAATCGTAAATGTTCGCAATCTGACCGAGTGTTCGCTGCACATCGACCAGTTGATTACGCAACCAGCGGTGTTCCATTGTGTCGAGCGTTAACTCCGCCGGTCGCTCAACGATCTGCTCACGGACAGAGATGCCGTTAAGGCGGACAAGTGAGCCTTTACCCTGGCCGCGGCGAACCTGCGCCCGCACGCGCGAATCCACTTTTCGGATCCGTTCCAGCCGAGATGTTCGCTCACGCCGGACTAGCGCTCGCGTTGGTCGCTGAGCAATGTGATTCATCGCCGTGTCGAGTTCGTCAATGATCTGTTCGATCAAGACCAGCCACTCGAGCTTCGATGGCGGACGATCACTGGACAGTTTGCCCATCTGGTGAGTCGACCGCAGGTATTCGTAAGCGAGGTTTGTCAGAATCGACTGCACATCGGCGACGATGTCTTGGTAGTCCGATTTGTAGTCGATCTTCGTTGGAAAGACTTCGACTTCAAAATCGAGCGTTCGATTTCCATTTACGTATATCGAGAACAGGCTTCGTCCGATTTGTCCCCGGAAATTCACGCTACCATGAACCACCCGTCCGTTCTCTTGCGAGTTCAATGCCCGCGTGATCACCGGATCGCGGTGGCGAATCTCGACCGTGTCGCCTTCGTTTGCGCCGCGAAGGTAAAGCTGGTATTCGGTCTGTTCGTACAGCGGTGGCCCGTTTGTATCGCTGGCGTCAGTGGCAACGGCTTGCGGCACACCACTTCGCATCATTGAATCACGCCACTGCAGACCACTGCCGTGAGAAATCAACTGTAAACGCCCCATGACCGGCATCGAATGAGCCAACACGGCGTGGTCGCTTTGGCGAACACGATGCCAATCAAGGGTGAAACGATTCGTAGCGATACAGAACAGGTGCTTCATGGCTACAACCAGAACGATGTGTAGCCTTCGGACGTCAATCGCTCCCACATCAAGCAAAGCCGTGATGCGGTGCGCGGATAAGTCGCATGCTCGATCGCGTCGGGTCGGCCCGCTTTGGCCCAACTTTCAACCGCGGTCTCGGCATCATCCGAATCGCTCGCCAACTGGCTTACCGACTGACCATGAGCCAATCCCAACAACCCAATCATGGTTCGCCGAATCGCGTTGCTTCCCCCAACCAAGCGCGGCAACACTTTCATCATTAAAGCGAGGTCCAATGGATCGACACGTTCGCCATTGCGTGTGATAAACGAATCCGTCAAATCATCCGCGTTCAACAGGAATAAGATGACTTCATCGCGTGTCCGGTAACCAACCTGCAACTGACTGTGGACCAAGCATTTGTTGGCATCTTGAAGAACCGTCGTCGCGCGAGCGGCGGCGTCCTGAAAACGGGAGTCACCATGGTCGCACTCTGAAATTCGTGTTGCCCGGCAATGCCAAAACGATGCCGGCCAATAAACCGGATCCACTGATGCGTCAGACGGAGTGGACTGATCCAAGTCCAAGTCGACTTCAGACAGTTCCAGCGTGAATGCACGGTCCAGCACTTTGCGGCTGAAACCGTGCGAACTCTCGTCCATGTTTACCGTTCCGACGATCCCAAAGTTTGCTGGCATGGTCTGCTCTTGCCATTGTTGGAATGTTGATGGCAATGTTTGTGCGACCAGCTTCGTCGATTCATATCCTCCCGAGAGAGACTTCTTTCGGTCCTCGATCGCACTAAGCACTTCCGCAAAATAGTGTTCGACGCGAGCGATATTCATTTCATCCAACAAACAAACACAAAATCGTTCCGTGTCCGTCGAAGCGCCCCTCGCTGCCTTCAATACAACACCCGGGCGGAATCCATCCTGCAAATCAACGTAGCCCAGCACATCCGAACTGTCCGTCCAGTCGGGCCGAACCGAAACGCGATCGATTTTGCCAGTCGTCAACTCCGCTACCAAAGCCGGCAGCTTTGATTTCCCCGTACCCGAAACGCCCGCCAAAATCACGAACGGTTTCGTACGCATCGCCGTGATGTACGTCGCAATCTGCCACGGATGAAATATGAACCCCTTCGCGGCAATCGCGTCAATCAAATTGCTCGTCGCCTCCGCCAGATCGGTTTCAGCTGGCGGTACGATCACCGGCGGGTCGATTTCTTCACCGCAATCCAATCCTTCCAGTCCGGGTACACCTTCATACGTACGCCGCATTTCACAGAGAAACGGCTGATTTGATTCCATTGGCGAAAGCGTATGCATAGCTAAGACAAGCGTTGTCGGCATGTCGACCTCCTTGTCACTTTTCCAATCGACGGTGCGCACGTGCGGATGCGGAACATCCTGGTCGCGGTACTCGTAACCGCCCGTGATCACGCCCCAACCATAAACTCCGCTCCGACCTCTCTTTGCAAAAACAACATCCCCCGGGGTCATCTTCTCGCAAAAGTGCCAAAGCATGCGAGCGACTGCCTTGCTTCCGTAATCTGGGTAGGTTTCAGACGCGCGTGCCGCAACCGCATCAACGCTATCGAAATTCGAGAGATCGCCAACTTCTTTCCATCCGATATTGATGATGCCAGCCGTTTGCCAAAGGTCCCAAAGAACGCCGCCCTCGCCCGGAGCTAACAACCAATATTTCGGCATCGCATTCACCACCGTCTTGTTAGGCCACCACTTAGTTTTAATCGCATCAAGAACTCGCGATTGACAATCCCCATCCTGCAGCATCTGCCAATAGGCCTCCTGAAGCCGAGCATGTGACACCTTTTCCCTGATTTTCGCTGGCGTCGGGGCTGAAACATCGAGCAACTCATTTGTGTCGTGATGAGCGAGCATCCAAAAAAGATCACTTGCCAGGCGGCCAAACCCTTCAGCCAACTGTTGCTCACCGATCTCTTCGCCGTGCTCTCGCATTCGTGTGATGAATCGAGGCAGCAACCAACCGAAATGAATGTTATTGTCCAGCAGTTCTTCATCACGAATCGCCTCGATCACCAACGCCAGAATCACCGGTTTGTAAAGCTTGACCGTCTGCATCGACTTTATCAGCGAGATGAAGTTGTCCGCTCGCTGGCGATCGTCTTGAAACGCGATCGCCATTTGCCGGTCAGCCTTCAGACCTATTTCTGGCATCTGCAAGTAAAGGATTTGAACAGCGACGGTGTTATCAATCTCTTTTCGATGAGCTTCGCCGCCATTCTGCCTAAGCCACGCAAGTCTCGACTCAAAG comes from the Roseimaritima multifibrata genome and includes:
- a CDS encoding rhodanese-like domain-containing protein, with protein sequence MPRLFAISVAALLFVAIPTILVAQFGKFFFGSPAVPEVTVQQLQKLNAKQPEELYKINEQYLILDVRAPEEYQVSMIPGAITQEQFEKNQAEYRNRTIIVYCTIGYRSEKYAKKLIADGFIAQNFKGSILDWCRAGMPLVTMQGEQTNRVHTYSSEYKVPPNYTAVY
- a CDS encoding DUF3179 domain-containing protein — its product is MSIPSRFIRSLLIFTSLTLAALWSLPRQVDRDDSDPLSVHVVQLRGQADVGFDLSQATIPVQEIRAGGPPKDGIPALSNPMMVSAAEATYLRPNDRVIGVVSGRESRAYPLPILNYHEIINDRIGELPIAVTYCPLCDSAVVFDRRTPLGEREFGVSGLLYNSNVLMYDRSKTESLWSQVKGEGVSGPGAGMKLAALPMELTTWAAWQKRNPNTLVVSSETGHRRNYQTSPYARYFQQPNLMFPAKPTSNALPLKETVLGVWDDANSLAIPISAFEGKSTQIEKSLGSKKFTVAFDADDQTIRVVKADPGIQWMNTFWFPWYAFRPATEIVGR
- a CDS encoding DUF2726 domain-containing protein, whose translation is MARSQQSGCLGIFLKLLGIGSGAGPGSKNQDLPYRVRDNFLSAAELAFYRVLEQAVGQTYSINNKVRLWDVLYVPRSDESRKYENKISSKHLDFLLCDPITMQPVLAVELDDASHDRKDRQDRDAFLDQALATAGLSILHITAARTYSIAEVQQQITSFLPDEANTSPAPPPLPTKSNAPSCPKCHTAMVQRKAAKGAHAGKHFWACTNYPQCREIIGID
- a CDS encoding phospholipase D family protein codes for the protein MAKFLDTTGVNFYLQNLIKDASVQLVLVSPYLQLNDRIRELLEDKNRLKIDVRIVYGKVELRPDEITWLRNLDLVRTSFCKNLHAKCYMSEHGCIVTSMNLYEFSQVNNNEMGIYFDATDDRQLYSDAKEEVQRILRVSDTVRMSAERVEDPPIVSVEPTPLPNPDSSEKKYDKLTTSKLAKQMGVKTKELLEKLIATGLVEDKDGTPYLTEKGKAAGGEFRTSPRFGPYFIWPADLMV
- a CDS encoding DUF6884 domain-containing protein; this encodes MSSDKFHVNSILVVVPCGRAKIWAKQPTVGPIFAKDAYTGSPFKVNRKYAERKGNNWIILSAKYGFILPDFELPGPYEVTFKRNSSGPVSTEILKQQVAMMKLDQYADVIGLGGKEYRAAIVAAFESTRVEPTFPFAGLPIGKAMQATKQASEQSEDS
- a CDS encoding DUF2357 domain-containing protein, translating into MKHLFCIATNRFTLDWHRVRQSDHAVLAHSMPVMGRLQLISHGSGLQWRDSMMRSGVPQAVATDASDTNGPPLYEQTEYQLYLRGANEGDTVEIRHRDPVITRALNSQENGRVVHGSVNFRGQIGRSLFSIYVNGNRTLDFEVEVFPTKIDYKSDYQDIVADVQSILTNLAYEYLRSTHQMGKLSSDRPPSKLEWLVLIEQIIDELDTAMNHIAQRPTRALVRRERTSRLERIRKVDSRVRAQVRRGQGKGSLVRLNGISVREQIVERPAELTLDTMEHRWLRNQLVDVQRTLGQIANIYDSEAELTSRRKRTLDGITRLKSRVSRLLNLEPIKEADGDPPIGFASLQLVSAPGYREAYRLLMFLKMGLRLEGDLIQLAVKDLEVLYEYWTYLTVVRILQDEHGPPQNLDSLFRVRSSGLSVQLKQGETQQVAFSTGKHRKIRVKYNPQFSNHDTTLIPQKPDILIRFEEDGWPIIQLVADAKYRIDATDNYRKQFGAFGPPADAINVLHRYRDAILEIDQSESDTFELKRSVIQAAALFPMNPSPDENFHDSRLWESLERLGVGAIPVLPSNTAFLKEWLLSAVRQGGWSMADRAIANSADERSRDWRIAASEAVLIGTLRAPGTREHFDWVMSERVYYQPYAKTQPRQYHVKQVAIYTPASLGSPGIRHVADVRSFEIVDRSDIATPWPPRRNELMVLYRLSPIRPMNRDIEFTAQDFMPTQGRWTTRLGLERARSVSEVALETEPEWRLLEWLRATNKQFSVRLASAKNQDAQNPKGRAWFHFESGDRVRFDGTNGFLWRPKDGDERYFSLRDFIQHQET
- a CDS encoding MrcB family domain-containing protein; translation: MKYQINDDEASQWAPFWASCSQLLTIYPDRPATMSGDAEAKQLERQLKERGAELLSVLCDNEHWVVEASVGKGNWAAVPWVAFFDSRETTSAQKGVYPVIHFSSETSVGIRIGLGVAATAFRGREDEKAGEVWEELGSESRQELTESGFVDVVSGTAERTAIGSGGLARRYDKGMVFEQFVDLDKIKGSPIELTQSLKTLMSTYKQWVEERLILPEKTDFVGLMQVLANERVVLVSPKQGSRYCISDVDDRGCTVQRLDSESPARVTASAFESRLAWLRQNGGEAHRKEIDNTVAVQILYLQMPEIGLKADRQMAIAFQDDRQRADNFISLIKSMQTVKLYKPVILALVIEAIRDEELLDNNIHFGWLLPRFITRMREHGEEIGEQQLAEGFGRLASDLFWMLAHHDTNELLDVSAPTPAKIREKVSHARLQEAYWQMLQDGDCQSRVLDAIKTKWWPNKTVVNAMPKYWLLAPGEGGVLWDLWQTAGIINIGWKEVGDLSNFDSVDAVAARASETYPDYGSKAVARMLWHFCEKMTPGDVVFAKRGRSGVYGWGVITGGYEYRDQDVPHPHVRTVDWKSDKEVDMPTTLVLAMHTLSPMESNQPFLCEMRRTYEGVPGLEGLDCGEEIDPPVIVPPAETDLAEATSNLIDAIAAKGFIFHPWQIATYITAMRTKPFVILAGVSGTGKSKLPALVAELTTGKIDRVSVRPDWTDSSDVLGYVDLQDGFRPGVVLKAARGASTDTERFCVCLLDEMNIARVEHYFAEVLSAIEDRKKSLSGGYESTKLVAQTLPSTFQQWQEQTMPANFGIVGTVNMDESSHGFSRKVLDRAFTLELSEVDLDLDQSTPSDASVDPVYWPASFWHCRATRISECDHGDSRFQDAAARATTVLQDANKCLVHSQLQVGYRTRDEVILFLLNADDLTDSFITRNGERVDPLDLALMMKVLPRLVGGSNAIRRTMIGLLGLAHGQSVSQLASDSDDAETAVESWAKAGRPDAIEHATYPRTASRLCLMWERLTSEGYTSFWL